The genomic stretch AGGTGCCAGGCCCGCAGCAAACGAACTGGAGTTGGCTGCAAGGCGCCGGCAAAACGCGGGCACAGGGTATGCCGGTTTCACGGGGCAGGCGGCGGAGCGCCAAGAGGACCAGCGCATGGGCTGTATAAGCACGGACGTTTCACATGCGAGGCTTTGGCTAACAGACGTATCATCGCCGCCCTGTTGGCTAGCGCAAACGAAACGATTCGTAACGTTACCGAGGCGCAGCCGTGATCATCGACACTAGTACCCTGCCAGTCAAGAAGACGGTGCACTACGCCGGCAAAGCCTTGAAATGGAAGTCCGCTTCTGGCACGGCACTATCATGGAAAATACAGGGGCGGACCGAGTTCAATTCGCGAACACTTTGCGCGGAATTGCATCCGTCTCCGTATTGATCTCTCATTACACGGGAGCCTTCTGGTTAGATAATCGCGACAGCGTTGCCAACCTCATACATGCTCCGGCGCTGCCCTTGGATAAATTTGCCTTTCCGACGTATCTGAGCTGGCTTCATACGACTGTCCCGCAATTCAGTTGGGGGGCATTCGGAGTTGCTCTGTTCTTTCTGGTTAGCGGCTTTGTCATCCCGTTTTCGCTTCGAAACGCCACATGGCCGGCCTTTGTCGTTGGACGCTTCTTTCGCATCGTGCCGCTCTACATGGTTGGGTTCTCCGTCACTCTCGCTGCAATCTGGTTGGTAGGGCGCTATTTCGATGTGCCGTGGCCGTTCGGCCTTCGGGATGTCGCCATTCACTACGTGCCTGGCTTGCGCGATCTTCTTTGGTTGCCGAGCATCGACGGCATTGTCTGGACGCTTGAAATCGAGGTGAAATTTTACGCGCTATGTGCCTTGGCGATCGTGCTGCTTCGGCGACGCTCGCCGTGGGTTTTTGTGGTTCCTGTTGTGGTGGCAGTGCTGGATCTTTGGGGCAGCAGGCATATGGCAGATTTGGCGCTTGGTCCGCCATCGATCTACCGGATGAGCCTGGCATTCTCGTATTCCGCGCCGTTTCTTATCTTCATGTTCATTGGGGTAGCCTTTTATTATCTGAGGGAGAAGGCGATCCATGGCGAGGCGGCAGTGCTGGGGGCTGCGGCTCTGTTCCTGCTCTTTGCCACCATTCTCGACGCTGGGTTCTTACCG from Mesorhizobium sp. NZP2077 encodes the following:
- a CDS encoding acyltransferase encodes the protein MEVRFWHGTIMENTGADRVQFANTLRGIASVSVLISHYTGAFWLDNRDSVANLIHAPALPLDKFAFPTYLSWLHTTVPQFSWGAFGVALFFLVSGFVIPFSLRNATWPAFVVGRFFRIVPLYMVGFSVTLAAIWLVGRYFDVPWPFGLRDVAIHYVPGLRDLLWLPSIDGIVWTLEIEVKFYALCALAIVLLRRRSPWVFVVPVVVAVLDLWGSRHMADLALGPPSIYRMSLAFSYSAPFLIFMFIGVAFYYLREKAIHGEAAVLGAAALFLLFATILDAGFLPMLWSYGFAVIVFASAATFPRVFRSTRIGDFFADISYPLYVIHGVAGYAALRVLLDLGAKAWVSLAIVTAGAIALAWLLHITVEIPSHNLGKRLASSLRTRHPPEPVPAE